The Coccinella septempunctata chromosome X, icCocSept1.1, whole genome shotgun sequence nucleotide sequence CATACAAGTGTGACTGCCATAAAGGTTATTCACTAATGGCTGACAAGGTTTCATGTAAACCCGACCAAAACACTCGAAAAGGACTAAGCCGGTAAGCGCTAgaaaaatgtttgttttctCATAAGATTAATTTTATTCTTATAGGTGTGATTTAAATAATCCGTGTGAACACGAATGTTTAGACACTGGAGTTGCCGTAAAATGTTTGTGTCGCGAGGGTTATGAACTAGACATCGACAATACTTCTTGCAAAGGTAATTTGTTAACTTTTATTTGTATTTTAATTCTTCCCTActtttatcgaaattttatcaACAGATATTGACGAATGTGCTTTGAAACTGCATGAGTGTATTAAGGGGGAAATTTGTGTCAACGAAGAAGGTAACTACTACTGTGAAGATCCAAATTACACAGATTCTCCGAGTGAATCTGAAAATAAATGTCCAACTGGTTACAAATTCAGTGGTGACACAGGACTTTGCGATGGTATGATATAATTAATTTCTATTTGTGAATGGAATCTTCATGGATTGTCTTGAACTTTTAGATATCGATGAATGTGAAATCAGTTTATTATGTCCCAGCCCAAAAATCTGCAAGAATACAATAGGATCTTATATATGTCAAGGAGAAGACGTGAAATGTCCCCCTGGATTCTATTACAAAGCTGCTACAGAAAGCTGCTCCGGTAATGTAGTATTATTCATCAGTTAACATTTTAACTAATTTCTTTTATGCCTCTCAGATATCGACGAGTGTATCACTGGAGAAAACGACTGCAATAAGGAATCACAAATTTGTATCAATACGAAAGGAAACTATACTTGCGCTGAAAAAGTCTCAACCAAAACCTGCCCTCCTGGATTCAAGAAAAATCCATTCACTCAACTTTGCGATGGTGACAGATCTTGAGCATATTATCAGATAGATATTTTATGGAATAATTCTTGTTTTTCAGATATTGACGAATGTGCTGACGACATTCCATTGTGCGCCCCTACCGAACAGTGTATAAATGAGAAGGGAAGCTATAACTGCGTTCCCAAGATACGACCAACCTCCCCATCAACTGTAGCTTCAACGCAAACTTCAACTGTGCGCCCTAGTCGTTATCCCCCGCAGAGACCTCCATCATTTACCACGTCCACAACCACCAAAACTGTCTTAACCGAGACACCTCGTCCACGTCTGCAGTGCTCAAAAGGTTTCACGTTATCTACCGATGGAAAAACATGCGTCGGTACGTATAATAACCGTCTGATTTGTTCAATATCATTAGGAAAATTAACTTCTTCACACCCTCAGATATCAATGAATGCCAATTGCGTGTCCACTCATGCAAGGATACTCAAAGATGCGACAACACTGTGGGTTCTTACCATTGTGTCCGAATGGCAGGATGTGGAACTGGCTATACTTACAACTACGCTGAAGAACTTTGCGAGGATGATGATGAATGTGAATTGGGAACGCATAATTGTGGCGGTCTTGGAAGTGGTTTCAAATGTAGGAATACTTACGGTTCTTACAGGTGTGATCCTGTCCGCAGACCTCCTGTCACTGTTAAAACTACAGTTCGCCCGACGACTCCTAAAATTACCGATCTTACCGTCATAAGTGGACAAAGGAAGACTTGTCTACCAGGCTACTCGATGAACAACAGGGGAGACTGTGAAGGTACTCTAGTTCTTTCCATATGAATGTCCGACATGCGAAACTGCTGTAGTAGATCAgttttatttacatttttccTGTATAAATCTGAGATTGAGGCTTTTTATAGATGTGGACGAATGCTTAAGCAATCCTTGTGCTAGAGGAGAAATTTGCTACAATGTTCCAGGAAGATATCAATGTATTAGCAACATACAGTGCAAGGCTGGTTACGATCTCAACGAGGCAGGAGATGGCTGTGAAGGTTTGATCTACTCTTCTCCCAATTTTCGTCTCACATCTTAACTCGGTTCATTTGTAGATGTTAACGAATGTGTAAGAGGCATACATAAGTGCAACCCTACTCAGTTATGTAGAAATGGCGATGGGTATTATACCTGTGTTTGCCCTCCAGGTCATCATTTGAATCCTCAAACAAATCGTTGTGAAGACTTTGACGAATGTAAATACTATAAGGTACACTGGCTCATTGAGGTGATATACGATAAAAATAATCCTCTACTTCGCAGGTTTGTTATCATAACGCAAATTGCGTGAATACCGTTGGTTCATACAGGTGTGAATGTAAGGAGGGATTCAGAGATAGTGGAAGAGGGTGTGAAGATATAGATGAATGTGCTGAGAATCCCAGCCGTTGTGAGCACAGGTGTATCAATTTTTGGGGATCCTTCAGATGTACCTGTCAGGCAGGTTTCACTTTAAACAGTGACAACAGGTATTTTCAATATTGTTCTTAATATATGTTTGTTAACATACAGTTGCATTTTCTATTGATTTTTCAGAACATGCACCGATATAGATGAATGTGAAACGTTTAAGGACAAAAAACTATGCATTGGACCTTGCGAAAATATACCTGGAAGTTACAGATGCTCTTGTCCGAGTGGATATAGACTAGGAAGCGATAAAAGAACTTGTCAAGGTTTaaaatctcacaaaatttccAAAATTCAATTGCTCGATTCCTCAGCTCTGTAGTCGAATTAAtccttttttctaattttttccagacattGATGAATGTGAACGCAAGGTGTGCCCAAATCATAATGATATCTGTGTTAACACGCGAGGAAGTTATAAATGTTATACCATCGAATGTCCCCCTAATTACATAAGAGATTCACAACATAAAAGGTGATGCACATTGAAACAGTTAGGAAAATatttaaataatattttttcagccGCTGCAAGAAACCCCAAACGCTGTGTGATGCGAGAGATCTCGCATGTGTTCTTAAACCAGAACTATACACTTATCATTTCATAGCTATTGTGTCCAATCTGCCCATTTTGAATGGTCATATCAGCCTTTTCACCATTCAGGGTCCAAGATTTACAAGAGCTAGGACTGAATTCAATTTTAGAATCGTTCGCGTCAGCTGTCCTGCTCTCGTTCCAAAGATTaacgaaaattatttcaggaTGGATGTGCAAAATTATAGTGCGATGAAGTTATACCTAACGAGAAGTATTACAGGACCACAAGAAGCTGAATTGGAAATACAAATGAAACTATACGACAATAATCAACTAACGATGTCGGCGATTTCGCGTCTTTTCATTATTGTTACTGAATACCCCTTCTGAAATTTCAGCAGGTGTTCGTCGTTTATTATCCATGACATAAATTAacaaacactttgtatttcgttTTTATTAAGTATCaaaagaaaatggaaatatattttGCAGGTTCGTGAAATAATCTTGTGTCTCTTTCACCTCCTATTTGATCTTGTTATGGTTAAGTAACTTCTGTTTATTCACCTTCCATTCTATCCCGTCTTTCTGTACCCTCATATGGgtaattcataaaattttacgtaCATTCAAATTATTGAATGTCGATATTGGGTTAATGTACCCTCTGAGAACACCGGCTTGATTTTTCCAATATCCAAAAACCAGAATAATGAACGACCTAATTCAATTACACTTGTGTGTATTTTCTCTTATATCAAAAACTGGTTTCTCTCTACCGTGTGACCTGTAAAAGCTATTGAGATCGAAAGTGACTGTTCAAATATGGCCTAGGGGCAAAAATATTGCGCTAACCCGCTACGACAGCGATACGTAACATAACAATAAagtttgaaaaagaaaaaatcctcTTGGGTCGACAACCGCTTTCTTTGAATGAACCGAACAAAATTATTCTCaagaaatattaaattttgaaaatatgcgCTGGAGCAATAGAAATTCAATTGTTATGAAAGCCAAAAAGTTTTATATCACATAAAGCATCGTTCCACAATATGCATTCAATTAATGCAAGATACCTATTTATTTTTCCATAACAATGCCCTGATACTACTACCAGAGGTATACgttaatgaatattttcatgaacAGTATCGGATATATCTTGAATTCAGTCGAGTTATTTCGTAAGTTCTGGATTGATTATGAGAAGGGAGAGTgcagaattattcaatatagatttaaTTCTTCGACGACTCCTTAAAACGTGAGCATTTCGAACCAAGCCGTTGAAGTGAAAAGAATGACTGCATATAACGCTTTATTTTTCTTGTTTATATCTGCAGCTTTTGATCTGCAAGCAGCAATCAGAATTGTGAGTATGAAATTactataatttattattttcaatacatttccTATATTCGTGTCATTTTTCATCATGATTCGAGGTAGCTTTATGGAAAAGAATGTTCATTGATTTCATAACATTCATTAATATGTAACCTTTCGGATTTCTTCGAAAATTTACATCCTTCCTTTCGCAGAAATAATATCATTCCATTGAAGAAATAAGGTAACACAACTCTAATAAAATATTGCAGTCCTGGCTAATACAACTTGAGAATAGATgcgaaattgaaatattttctgcTATTTCAATATTACATCATCCACAATCTGAATAATATGTTACCAGAACATACTGATACCTGATAACCTTCAAAGCTGTTGTTTCATCTTCATTTCTTCACATTCTTGCTTGAAAAATGGACAATTGTTGGAATTggcctcgaattaaaatttctcagtgaattttgaaatattttcatttcacgattttgaaaattgaatttttggttCAATGTAACAATCACCCTTGCTTATATTTTAAATTTCAgtaaaatatatattattcataAAGAGTTGAGTAATTTTCCATAATCAAAACATCGCAGAATAACTAATCTGAGTATTAcctcaattttgtttttcaggatGCCGGTCTGTACAATGAATATGAACCTGTAACCAAACTGCGCAGTTCGGAGAGGGAACAAAAACAGGACTTCAGTAAAATTCCTGGAAATCCAGGAGTAGACTATCCGATTTATCATGAAGTACCTCATACCAGTTTTTCTTGTAAAAATGTGCCAGCTCTGCCTGGTA carries:
- the LOC123322187 gene encoding fibulin-1-like isoform X2, translated to MVRIKSIKPISINNFMSVFLTNYNEKDMMRINKIMPIRKSFLLFLVFQLQLPPSNTVEVQTLKHCCELGQNHSLAGNDCSTFQATTSKVIGADSVQCLNFGGVCCAKKQSQLECEAGESLGLSGQDCSSASGNKKICCESCVLGKAASSGDPSCFDLGLGSSFVKCCKAAVTTKTTATTTTTTTAATSSSPGKSFDNVPRMENLCEVEGICAQICIPVGGSYKCDCHKGYSLMADKVSCKPDQNTRKGLSRCDLNNPCEHECLDTGVAVKCLCREGYELDIDNTSCKDIDECADDIPLCAPTEQCINEKGSYNCVPKIRPTSPSTVASTQTSTVRPSRYPPQRPPSFTTSTTTKTVLTETPRPRLQCSKGFTLSTDGKTCVDINECQLRVHSCKDTQRCDNTVGSYHCVRMAGCGTGYTYNYAEELCEDDDECELGTHNCGGLGSGFKCRNTYGSYRCDPVRRPPVTVKTTVRPTTPKITDLTVISGQRKTCLPGYSMNNRGDCEDVDECLSNPCARGEICYNVPGRYQCISNIQCKAGYDLNEAGDGCEDVNECVRGIHKCNPTQLCRNGDGYYTCVCPPGHHLNPQTNRCEDFDECKYYKVCYHNANCVNTVGSYRCECKEGFRDSGRGCEDIDECAENPSRCEHRCINFWGSFRCTCQAGFTLNSDNRTCTDIDECETFKDKKLCIGPCENIPGSYRCSCPSGYRLGSDKRTCQDIDECERKVCPNHNDICVNTRGSYKCYTIECPPNYIRDSQHKSRCKKPQTLCDARDLACVLKPELYTYHFIAIVSNLPILNGHISLFTIQGPRFTRARTEFNFRIVRVSCPALVPKINENYFRMDVQNYSAMKLYLTRSITGPQEAELEIQMKLYDNNQLTMSAISRLFIIVTEYPF
- the LOC123322187 gene encoding fibulin-1-like isoform X1, translating into MVRIKSIKPISINNFMSVFLTNYNEKDMMRINKIMPIRKSFLLFLVFQLQLPPSNTVEVQTLKHCCELGQNHSLAGNDCSTFQATTSKVIGADSVQCLNFGGVCCAKKQSQLECEAGESLGLSGQDCSSASGNKKICCESCVLGKAASSGDPSCFDLGLGSSFVKCCKAAVTTKTTATTTTTTTAATSSSPGKSFDNVPRMENLCEVEGICAQICIPVGGSYKCDCHKGYSLMADKVSCKPDQNTRKGLSRCDLNNPCEHECLDTGVAVKCLCREGYELDIDNTSCKDIDECALKLHECIKGEICVNEEGNYYCEDPNYTDSPSESENKCPTGYKFSGDTGLCDDIDECEISLLCPSPKICKNTIGSYICQGEDVKCPPGFYYKAATESCSDIDECITGENDCNKESQICINTKGNYTCAEKVSTKTCPPGFKKNPFTQLCDDIDECADDIPLCAPTEQCINEKGSYNCVPKIRPTSPSTVASTQTSTVRPSRYPPQRPPSFTTSTTTKTVLTETPRPRLQCSKGFTLSTDGKTCVDINECQLRVHSCKDTQRCDNTVGSYHCVRMAGCGTGYTYNYAEELCEDDDECELGTHNCGGLGSGFKCRNTYGSYRCDPVRRPPVTVKTTVRPTTPKITDLTVISGQRKTCLPGYSMNNRGDCEDVDECLSNPCARGEICYNVPGRYQCISNIQCKAGYDLNEAGDGCEDVNECVRGIHKCNPTQLCRNGDGYYTCVCPPGHHLNPQTNRCEDFDECKYYKVCYHNANCVNTVGSYRCECKEGFRDSGRGCEDIDECAENPSRCEHRCINFWGSFRCTCQAGFTLNSDNRTCTDIDECETFKDKKLCIGPCENIPGSYRCSCPSGYRLGSDKRTCQDIDECERKVCPNHNDICVNTRGSYKCYTIECPPNYIRDSQHKSRCKKPQTLCDARDLACVLKPELYTYHFIAIVSNLPILNGHISLFTIQGPRFTRARTEFNFRIVRVSCPALVPKINENYFRMDVQNYSAMKLYLTRSITGPQEAELEIQMKLYDNNQLTMSAISRLFIIVTEYPF